The Enterobacter oligotrophicus sequence AAATGTTATTTTCCGATGTCTGCCTGAACCGCTACAATGTCAGACGAATGCCGTAACAGAAGTTAAAGGAAGCAAGACATGAGCACCACTATTGAAAAAATCCAGCGTCAGATCGCTGAAAACCCGATTCTCCTGTACATGAAAGGTTCTCCGAAGCTGCCAAGCTGCGGTTTCTCCGCGCAAGCGGTTCAGGCGTTGTCTGCCTGTGGTGAGCGTTTTGCTTACGTTGATATCCTGCAAAACCCTGACATCCGCGCTGAGCTGCCAAAATACGCCAACTGGCCAACCTTCCCGCAACTGTGGGTTGACGGTGAACTGGTAGGCGGCTGTGATATTCTGATTGAAATGTATCAGCGTGGCGAACTGCAACAGCTGATCAAAAACGGCTGCCAGGTACAAAACGGAAGAGCCGGGCGCAGAGTAAGTTTTCTCCGGAAATAGAAAAAGCGACCTGTAGAGGTCGCTTTTTTTTGCCGGGTGGCGCTGCGCTTACCCGATCTACGATTGAATATCTGCCTCATCGCCCATCGGCAGCGGCCAGCCACCCAACCGTTTCCAGCGGTTCACAATTTCACAGAACAGTTCTGCCGTGCGCTCCGTGTCATATAACGCAGAGTGCGCCTGCGTACCGTCAAACTCGATCCCCGCCGTGATACAGGCTTTGGATAAGACCGTTTGTCCCAGCGCCAGGCCACTCAGGGCCGCAGTGTCGAAGGTCACAAACGGATGGAACGGGTTGCGTTTAAGCGAGGCGCGTTCGGCGGCGGCCATTGTAAAGCTGTGATCGAACGTGGCGTTGTGGGCCACCATAATCGCGCGGCTGCAGTTACTCTCTTTCATGCCTTTACGCACCATTTTGAAGATGGCGTGAAGCGCGTCATATTCACTCACCGCGCCGCGCAGCGGGTTTGTCGGGTCGATACCGTTAAACGCCAGCGCTTCTGGCTGCAGGTTTGCACCTTCAAAAGGTTCAACGTGGAAATGCAGCGTGGTGTCCGGTGTAAGCCAGCCCTGTTCATCCATCTTCAGCGTGATGGCGGCAATTTCAAGCAGCGCATCGGTTTTAGCGTTAAATCCGGCTGTCTCTACATCAATGACAACAGGATAAAAACCACGAAAACGGTCGCACAGACCGGTAAGTTGAGCATTATCGGACATCAGGGTCTCTTACAAGGGGAAAAAAGCAGTGCGCATTATGGCAAATTTTGAGAGGGGATGCAGTAAAACTACGGGCGCATAGTGCGCCCGGCGGGATCAGTTGCCCAGGCCGCGACCGGCGTCTTTGGCTTCAATCAGCTCGATTTTGTAACCGTCAGGATCTTCAACAAAGGCAATCACAGTAGTGCCGCCTTTAACCGGGCCCGCTTCACGCGTAACGTTGCCGCCGTTGCTGCGGATGCGCTCGCAGGCTTCGGCCGCGTTATCCACTTCCAGCGCAATATGGCCGTATGCCGTGCCCAGCTCGTACTTGTCGACGCCCCAGTTGTAGGTCAGCTCGATAACGGCTTCATCTGTTTCCGGGCCGTAACCGACAAACGCCAGGGAATATTTGTATTCCGGGTTTTCGCTGGTGCGCAGCAGTTTCATGCCCAGAACGTTGGTGTAGAAATCGATTGAACGTTGCAGGTCGCCAACGCGCAGCATGGTGTGAAGTAGGCGCATAATTTCCTCATTAACCAATGGATTGGATTATCTTTTTGAACAGAAAGATATTTTAGTATAGCGGCGAAATGTCGCCGCTATCAATGCACAATGGCGGGATTACAGAGAAGGGTAGTCGGTGTAGCCTTCTGCGCCACCACCATAGAAACTTTCAGGGCGCTGCGGGTTAAGCGCTGCTTTTTTCTGCAGACGGGCAACCAGATCCGG is a genomic window containing:
- the rnt gene encoding ribonuclease T, whose amino-acid sequence is MSDNAQLTGLCDRFRGFYPVVIDVETAGFNAKTDALLEIAAITLKMDEQGWLTPDTTLHFHVEPFEGANLQPEALAFNGIDPTNPLRGAVSEYDALHAIFKMVRKGMKESNCSRAIMVAHNATFDHSFTMAAAERASLKRNPFHPFVTFDTAALSGLALGQTVLSKACITAGIEFDGTQAHSALYDTERTAELFCEIVNRWKRLGGWPLPMGDEADIQS
- the gloA gene encoding lactoylglutathione lyase, giving the protein MRLLHTMLRVGDLQRSIDFYTNVLGMKLLRTSENPEYKYSLAFVGYGPETDEAVIELTYNWGVDKYELGTAYGHIALEVDNAAEACERIRSNGGNVTREAGPVKGGTTVIAFVEDPDGYKIELIEAKDAGRGLGN